In Sorghum bicolor cultivar BTx623 chromosome 8, Sorghum_bicolor_NCBIv3, whole genome shotgun sequence, one genomic interval encodes:
- the LOC8074840 gene encoding disease resistance protein RGA2 has product MASAPKLTMPNMLLATLLVTGSYVSLVAVQKMMLLLLPCMSRDHGGHAEKLPFDRVEMSNKIKQLIEELHSNCTPVSDLLKIVSGSNPQPHMPAITKRPDTSSEITQDKLFGRDAIFEKTVEEIISVTQSGKTLSVLPIVGPGGIGKTTFTQHLVNHTRIKQCFHDINIWICVSTNFDVLKLTKEMLSCLPATENEENNETTTNLDQLQKSIAQRLKSKRFLIVLDDIWECSSNDEWEKLLAPFKKDETSGNVILVTTRFPKIVEMVKKETNPIDLRGLDPDEFWKFFQICAFGRIQDEHDDQELIGIARQIADKLKCSPLAAKTVGRLLIKKPFQEHWMKILDNKEWLEENHDNDIIPALKISYDYLPFHLKKCFSCFCLFPDDYKFEKLEIICFWHSIGIIDYSRQNKKMEEIGSDYLDELVDSGFLIKGDDNYYVMHDLLHDLSRTVSLEECGYINCSNFEADKIPKTIRYLSIFMHDTHIQNFKEEMGKLKEKIDIKNLRSLMIFGEYSRLHLINVLRDTFKEIKSLRVLSIFMNSHSSLPHSFSKLLHLRYLKLLSPDYPEMCLPSTVSKFYHLKFLDLNQWECGYSLAKDICRLENLRHFVAKKKFHSNVPGVGRMKLLQELKEFHVKKESVGFELGELGKLDQLGGKLNICGLENVRTKQEAKEAKLMEKRNLVKLGLVWNSEQESTGDDILDSLEPHSNIRRLHIVNKSGSVGPSWLCINIVHMKNLETLHLESISWAILPPIGQLYHLRKLKLKNIVGISQIGPDFFGGTTEKSFAHLKEVEFHDMPELVEWVGGANCHLFSRLERIGCINCPRLTALLTSRWPISSTADNTIWFPSLRDLHIRRCPELCLPPLPHTLLVSHIDTECLFYDSTKLNIRKPSELVFHNLGDIERLTAEDALLLSFMDLQKLRSLRHIEVSGCEEKFLRGLDDGVVLHTVQTLKLRQFSLTRKSLSNLFKCFPALSRLDVSTSSDEDHEEVVLQFPPSSSLRNVCFNRCKNMILPVEAEEGAGFRALPSLESVTVINCDKLFSRWSMGGAAAQTQSTIYPLPPCLKELCLCYQQSTLPMALFANLTSLTNLELYNCKDITVDGIDPHITFNLEQLEVYNWRDGEAEPYSVAADLLAAVARTKTMPAGSFQLVRLDVDSISAVLVAPICTRLSDTLQRLYFHSDWRTEKFTEEQDEALQLLTSLQDLWFCNCRALQSLPQGLHCLPSLQEIRIWGTHKIRSLPKEGLPDSLRVLYIDNCCPEIYEECQKLKGTRPDINIMASIARAEN; this is encoded by the coding sequence ATGGCCTCAGCGCCAAAGCTAACCATGCCCAACATGCTGCTCGCAACACTGCTGGTAACTGGCTCTTATGTTTCTCTTGTTGCCGTCCAAAAGAtgatgttgctgctgctgccatgCATGTCTCGTGACCACGGTGGCCATGCTGAAAAGTTGCCATTCGATCGGGTGGAAATGTCCAACAAAATCAAGCAGCTCATAGAGGAATTGCACTCTAACTGTACTCCTGTCTCTGACTTGCTCAAGATAGTGTCTGGTAGTAACCCTCAGCCACACATGCCTGCCATCACTAAAAGGCCTGACACAAGCTCTGAAATCACACAGGATAAGTTGTTTGGGAGGGATGCCATCTTTGAGAAAACTGTAGAGGAGATTATCAGTGTGACACAGAGTGGTAAAACATTGTCTGTTCTTCCAATAGTTGGCCCTGGGGGTATTGGAAAGACTACCTTTACCCAGCACCTCGTCAATCACACAAGGATTAAACAATGTTTTCATGATATTAATATCTGGATATGTGTGTCAACTAATTTTGATGTGCTTAAGCTCACCAAAGAGATGCTGAGCTGCCTACCTGCAACAGAAAATGAAGAAAATAATGAAACTACTACCAACTTAGACCAGCTTCAAAAATCCATTGCACAGAGGTTGAAATCCAAAAGGTTTCTTATTGTCTTGGATGACATTTGGGAATGCAGCAGTAATGATGAGTGGGAAAAACTATTAGCTCCATTCAAAAAGGACGAGACTAGTGGCAATGTGATTCTTGTCACAACTCGGTTCCCAAAAATTGTTGAAATGGTGAAAAAGGAAACTAATCCAATTGACCTGCGTGGTTTGGATCCTGATGAGTTTTGGAAATTCTTCCAAATATGTGCATTTGGTAGAATCCAAGATGAGCACGACGATCAAGAGTTGATTGGCATTGCAAGGCAAATAGCAGATAAGTTGAAATGCTCCCCACTTGCAGCCAAAACAGTTGGCCGGTTATtgattaagaaaccatttcaggaACATTGGATGAAAATTCTTGACAACAAAGAGTGGCTAGAAGAAAATCACGACAATGATATTATCCCAGCCTTGAAAATTAGCTATGACTACCTACCCTTCCATCTGAAAAAATGCTTTTCATGCTTTTGCCTTTTCCCTGATGATTATAAATTTGAGAAGCTTGAGATTATTTGTTTTTGGCATTCAATTGGCATCATAGATTACAGTAGGCAGAATAAAAAAATGGAGGAGATAGGATCAGATTATTTAGATGAACTAGTGGACAGTGGTTTTCTTATAAAAGGAGATGATAATTATTATGTAATGCATGATTTACTCCATGATCTTTCACGGACCGTTTCATTAGAAGAATGTGGCTATATTAATTGTTCTAATTTTGAGGCAGATAAAATCCCCAAAACTATTCGTTACCTATCCATTTTCATGCATGATACTCATATTCAGAATTTCAAGGAAGAGATGGGTAAATTGAAGGAAAAGATAGACATTAAAAATTTGCGGAGTTTGATGATTTTTGGAGAATACAGTAGGTTACACCTTATCAATGTTTTAAGAGATACATTTAAGGAAATAAAAAGTCTCCGTGTTCTATCTATATTCATGAACTCCCATAGTTCTTTGCCACATAGTTTCTCAAAACTTCTCCATCTTCGCTACTTAAAACTTTTGTCACCTGATTACCCAGAAATGTGTTTGCCTAGCACAGTGTCCAAGTTTTATCACTTGAAATTTCTAGATCTTAACCAATGGGAATGTGGTTATTCTTTGGCCAAAGACATTTGCCGCCTTGAAAATTTACGCCATTTTGTTGCTAAGAAAAAATTTCATTCCAATGTTCCTGGGGTGGGAAGAATGAAACTTTTACAAGAATTGAAAGAATTCCATGTGAAGAAAGAGAGTGTTGGATTTGAGCTAGGAGAATTGGGCAAACTAGATCAGCTTGGAGGAAAACTCAATATATGTGGGCTTGAAAATGTGAGAACCAAGCAAGAAGCTAAAGAGGCCAAATTGATGGAAAAGAGGAATTTAGTTAAGTTGGGACTAGTTTGGAACAGTGAGCAAGAGTCCACTGGAGATGATATCCTAGATAGCCTTGAACCACACTCTAATATTAGAAGACTTCACATTGTAAATAAAAGTGGCTCCGTTGGTCCTAGTTGGTTGTGCATCAACATAGTACACATGAAAAACTTGGAGACCCTACATCTAGAGAGCATTTCGTGGGCTATCCTTCCACCTATTGGGCAGCTTTATCACCTAAGAAAGCTGAAGCTAAAAAACATTGTTGGGATATCTCAGATTGGACCTGACTTCTTTGGTGGTACTACAGAAAAAAGTTTCGCACATTTGAAGGAAGTAGAATTTCATGATATGCCAGAACTTGTGGAGTGGGTTGGTGGAGCTAACTGCCATCTATTCTCAAGGCTTGAAAGAATCGGGTGCATTAACTGTCCCAGGCTCACAGCGTTGCTGACCTCGAGATGGCCTATTTCTTCTACAGCAGACAACACCATATGGTTCCCTAGTCTTCGTGATCTTCACATTCGTAGATGTCCAGAGTTGTGCCTTCCTCCCTTGCCTCACACTTTGTTAGTATCCCATATTGATACAGAGTGCTTGTTTTATGATAGTACTAAGTTGAACATTCGAAAGCCCTCTGAATTGGTTTTCCACAATCTTGGGGACATAGAAAGGTTGACAGCTGAGGATGCATTACTTTTATCATTTATGGATCTCCAAAAGCTACGTTCTCTGAGACATATAGAGGTCAGTGGATGTGAGGAAAAATTTCTGAGAGGACTGGATGATGGTGTTGTGCTCCACACAGTCCAAACTCTCAAACTCAGACAGTTTTCTCTTACCAGAAAATCATTGTCCAATTTGTTCAAATGTTTCCCAGCTCTTTCTCGTTTGGATGTGAGCACATCATCAGATGAGGATCATGAGGAAGTGGTACTGCAGTTTCCGCCCTCCAGCTCCCTGAGAAATGTCTGCTTCAATCGGTGTAAGAATATGATTCTGCCAGTAGAGGCAGAGGAAGGAGCTGGATTCCGTGCCCTCCCGTCGCTCGAGTCCGTGACCGTAATAAATTGTGACAAGCTATTCTCTCGGTGGTCCATGGGAGGAGCAGCAGCTCAGACTCAGAGCACCATCTACCCTCTCCCCCCTTGCCTCAAGGAACTCTGCCTTTGTTATCAGCAAAGCACTCTGCCAATGGCTCTGTTCGCGAATCTCACATCTCTTACCAATCTAGAACTATATAATTGCAAGGATATCACAGTGGATGGGATCGATCCTcacatcacattcaacctcgAGCAACTGGAGGTGTACAATTGGAGAGATGGTGAGGCTGAGCCCTATTCTGTAGCAGCAGATCTACTTGCAGCGGTGGCAAGGACCAAAACAATGCCCGCCGGTTCCTTCCAACTGGTGCGACTTGATGTGGACAGCATCTCCGCAGTGCTTGTTGCTCCCATCTGCACCCGCCTCTCTGATACCCTCCAGAGGTTATACTTCCATTCTGATTGGCGGACGGAGAAGTTCACGgaagagcaggacgaggcgcttcAGCTCCTCACGTCTCTCCAAGACCTGTGGTTTTGTAACTGCAGGGCTCTGCAGTCCCTCCCCCAAGGCTTGCATTGCCTTCCTTCTCTCCAGGAAATACGTATCTGGGGGACTCATAAAATCAGATCGCTGCCCAAGGAGGGCCTCCCCGACTCACTGCGAGTGCTCTACATAGATAATTGCTGTCCTGAGATTTATGAGGAATGCCAGAAATTAAAGGGAACAAGGCCAGATATAAATATAATGGCCTCCATCGCTCGAGCGGAAAATTGA